The nucleotide window TCCCTTAAAGAACCAGTTGTGCTGGATGGCGAAGCTTGAAAGGATGACGGCAAAACAGACGAAAACTGCTGTCATTCTGAACGCCGGAGACGTGAAGAATCTCCTTAACTTAGTTGCGGGATGACAGACAAGTAGAATAAACCCGTAGAATGCAACTACCGCAACCCATGGAGGAGTGACCGCTAATGTCAAAGGTCTTGAAAATGACGAGGCAATAGAGGCGGTCTTTACGAGCGGTATCAACATGTGGCTCCAAAGTTCAGCAAAATAACCGCCGGATAGGCTTACAATAAGGCTTAACGGGGTAATAATAAACCCGGCCCATGGAACGGCGATGACGTTGGCTAATATTCCTATCAATGATGAATAGTGAAAATAATATGACAAGAGCGGAGTAACTCCTATCGTTGCCGCAACGGATACCGCCGCAGTTTCCAGAGCATATCTCTTTGCCTTCGTGAAAAAGATCTCGTTGGGTGCGGGCCTTAAGCAGGAAAAGCGTTCAACAAGTCTTGGATAGATAATGGCAATGGCAAGCACCGCAACGAACGAAAGCTGGAACGAGACATCAAAGATGGCGTATGGCGAAGCTGCGATTATAATAAGCGCCGCCAGAGCGAGCGACGTGAATATATCCTGTCTTCGGTCGAGTATGATGCCTGCAAGATATACCGTTGCAATAATTGCGGCCCTGATCACAGAGACCTCGGCACCGGTCAAGTAGGCATAGAACCACACCCCTAAAATTGTAAAGGCCGCCGAAGGCTTTAAAATATTTATCTTCAGCGCAAATCCAGGCACGAGAATAAAGATCCATTTGAAAACAAAGAAAAGTGCCATGGCGATAAAGGCAACGTGAAGGCCCGAGATGACCAGAAGATGCATGAGCCCAGACCTTCTGAAATCATCTTTGACGTTTTCGGTTATAGAACTTCCATCGCCTATTAAAAGAGCCTTTGCCACGCCTCTGATATCATCATCTTTAATGACCGGGAGAGACTCCGAAATGTGCTCACGAAGCCGTTCTATGAACTTTCTTATGTGATGACCCTTGACGGCTCCTATTACCGTTATCCACTTTGGATCGCCAATATAGCCGAGATGATCTATTCCGCGGGCCTTGCAGTATCTTGTATAATTGAAGCCGCCCGGGTTGTTGAAATCTGTCGGAAGTCTCAAGCGGGTCTTGAAGCGGATGATAGAGGCAAATGAAAAATGAGGCCCCCCTTCGGTAGTTGTGAGTTGAACGCGGCCGAACGCCGGTCTCAAGAATTCACCATCTTTACATCCCTGAAGACGGACATATAATTTTACTTTTCCTTCTTCATCGTAAACAGGTGATGAATCTATATAACCCTGGCAGATGTCATCCCCGCGAAAGCGCCCGCCCGCCGGCAGTACAGAGGAAGGCCCTAGATCGTTTACACGAGAGCCCTGCTTTTGCAGGGATGACAATGATGGAATGAAATAACTATAAAGCGCTATGACCGCTACTAGGAGGCAGACACAGAACATCAACGGGCGCTTGATTAAGGGCATCGTCTACCTCGCAATAGAGCGTCTTTACAATATGGTTGATACGCTCGTATTGAGAGCTACCGTTTTTGTTCACTAAAATCAAGGCAAGCTTTGATTTGAGGCCGGAGAGAAACTTTCTGGCCTTATCTGTCGGTCTGATATGATACAGGGCAAGTATCGCCCTAACATTTATGTTGTTAACAAGATATCCGCCGTCGCCCCACGATATCCTAATACCGCCGGTCTTTTCGTCGTAGATGCGCTTCATGTTGAAAAGTATCCTGTCCTGAACCGATTCCGCCCTTGCGACGAACTTTTGATATGAGGCGTTATCCTTCTTCCAGACAACGTCTTTGTATTCTGAAATGGCATCGGAAACCGCCGATTGGAAGCCTACGTCATCTCTGGATTCGTCAAGGAGCACTTCGATATCTTCATCATTCAAATAGATATGACCGTCTCTGTAATTCCACTTTTCAGACGAATTTCTGTCAAAAGTTAGCTGATGATCAAGCGGAAGGTCTTTGGAATTGGTGCTTTTAGATGAACCGCGAGAGACATCTACCTTTCTCAATCTCTCCCTTATGTTGCTGATTACGCTCATCTTTTCCTCTCCACTCTTAACTTACACACTTAAGCGCTTCGCACTTGCGCCGACTTATACTTATCGGCTAGAAGACCCCCTAAAGTTGCTACATATTCATTAAAAAGTAATTTCCCCTGCTCATCATCCTCCAAGACCTCCTGTGCCGATTTTAGGGCCCTTACCTGTTCCGGCGACAAGACCATCTTGAGGATGTTGTGGCCGCGAAAGAAGATCTCCTTTTTGGACCTGTCAAAATGGATGGATGCCACCTCTTTATCCAATATGAACGTGTAGGTAAAACGGTCCCTGTATACCGCCAGCATACTATCTGCCGGTCTTCCCATCCGCTGTTTGACGGGATGTGCCACACCGCCGGTCTTCTTTATCCTTTCAAGCGGAGATTCCCTGCCTTTAGCCTCTTCATTCATCAACCTCTCTCCATTTGGTTCATGAATATTTTTCATATGACCCCCACCCCTTGTTATCCCTCTCGCCTTCAAACAATGGTTTTGCATATGCCATGCCAACTTTTAACGATCCTCACAATTGTAACTTGTTGTATTTATTGTGGTTAATTTGTGTCGGGTAAAAAACGTATTATCATCTTGGGAATTTTTTGTTTTTTTATCATTTTAAACGGTCAATTATTTGACGTTCAAAATGAGGCTGTTGATTTTCTGTGTCTTTCCCGCGAAAGCGGAAATATCGAGCGGTTAAAATATGGTGTTTTAACTTTTGGTTGGGAGCATTTTTGTTAAAAACCATAAGTATTTCTAGCTTTTTATTTCGCACTTCGTACGNNNNNNNNNNNNNNNNNNNNNNNNNNNNNNNNNNNNNNNNNNNNNNNNNNNNNNNNNNNNTATTATGCTACCCGGTATAGAGACAAAGACATACCAGGTTGGAGAAATGGCCAGGAAGCTCGGTATCTCGCAGAGGACTGTGAGGTACTATGAAGAGCTCGGGCTTATCACCGCCGAAAGGTCCCAGAACGGATATCGTGTCTTTAGTGAGGCCCAGGCCGAGAAGCTTAAAATGGTCCTCGTCTTCAAGGATATTGGAATGCCTCTTGAAGAGATCAGTAGGCTCATCCATCTAAGACAGCACGGGACAACGGGTTCGGAAACTGCCCCCAATATGCTTAAATATCTGAACCTTAAGGCCGAAGAGCTGAAGGAAACTGTCAAAAAATATAATCGCCTCATTAAAGAGCTTGAAGAGGTGATAAAACTAGTCGAAAACTGCAAGGTTTGTAATAATATGACGGAAGAGAGCTCATGTGAGAGGTGCGTTGATTCAAGGACGCGCCATCATGTCCCCCCTCTTCTGAAGACCTTGCTATAAATGCCCGCGCGGCAAGGAGATCTATATGTGGGAATATACAGACAAGGTTAAGGATCATTTCCTTCATCCAAGGAACGTAGGCGAGGTGGAAAACCCCGACGGCGTCGGAGAGGTCGGTTCAATGGCATGCGGCGACGCACTGAGGCTTACTTTCAAGCTGGATGAAAATAAGAAGATAAACGATGTGAGGTTTAAGACGTTCGGATGCGCGTCGGCCATTGCCTCAAGTTCGGCTTTGACCGAGCTCATTAAGGGAATGACCTTAGAGGAAGCGGCGAAGGTCACCAACAAGAACATCGCCGAATATCTGGGCGGACTCCCCGAGGCAAAGATGCATTGCTCTGTTATGGGACGTGAGGCGCTGCAGGCGGCGATCGACTTCTATAAAGGTATAAAGCCCGAACAACATAAGATGCTTGAGGGAAAAGTGGTCTGCGAATGTTTTGGAGTGACCGAGAAAGAGATAAAGGATGCCGTTAAGATAAATCATCTAACTACCATTGAAGAAGTGACCAACTACACCAAGGCCGGCGGCGGATGCGGAAAGTGCAAGGATGAAATAGCGAAGGTTATAAAAGAGGTCTTCCTTGAGGCCGATACGGAAGCAAAAAAGAAAGACACCCCCACTCCCTTCGACTCACTGACCAACATCCAGAAGATAAACAGGTTAACGGAATTCCTTGATAAGAAAATAAGGCCTACTCTCCAGAAGGACGGCGGAGACCTGGAATTGGTCGACCTTGACAACAACATCGTCTTCCTGAAACTTTTGGGACACTGCTCCGGTTGCATAGGCGCGGCATCTACAATGAAGGACTTTGTGGAAAAGAAACTTAACGAAGAGGTCTCGCCGAAATTAAAAGTTCAGGAGATGCATAACATATGAAGACCATTTATCTGGACAACAATGCCACAACGGTGGTCGATAACGAAGTGTTGAAAGATATGCTGCCGTTCTTCACCGAAAGGTATGGGAACCCCTCCAGCATGCACAGCTTTGGCGGAGAGGTCGCGTCAAGCATTAATAAGGCGCGCGATAAATGTGCGGCCCTTATAGGTGCCAAACGCGCCTCCGATATCGTCTTTACAAGCGGCGGAACCGAAAGTGACAATGCGGCTATTATGGGGACCCTGCTCTCTTATCCCGAAAAGAAACATATTATCACCTCTGCCGTCGAACATCCGGCGGTGAGGTCCTTGTGTCACGACCTTAAAAAACGGGGTTATGACATAACAGAGGTCGGTGTTGATGAGTCCGGAAGGATAGACCCCAAAGAGATAGAAAAAGCAATAAGACCCGACACCGCTATCGTGTCTATAATGTGGGCAAATAATGAAACGGGGGTGATCTTTCCAGTTGAAGAGATAGCCGATATCTGTGCGGCCTCGAACATCCCCTTCCATACCGACGCGGTCCAGGCTGTCGGAAAGATCCCGATGAACGTGGAAAACTCGGCCATAAACTTCCTTTCAGTATCCGGGCATAAACTGCACGCCCCCAAGGGAATGGGTCTTCTCTACATTAAAAGAGGGACAAAGTTCCATCCGTTCGTGATAGGCGGGCATCAGGAACGCGGGAAAAGGGGCGGAACCGAGAATGTACCTTCTGTTGTGGGCATGGGAAGAGCGGCGGAGCTTGCCCTTCAGTATATGAACGAGGAGAATACGCGTGTGAAAACGCTTCGCGACAGACTGGAAAATGCCATGGTCTCATTGATACCAAATGCCAGGGTTCACGGTGAAAAGGAACACAGGCTCCCCAATACAACGAACATAGGTTTTGAATATATAGAAGGAGAAGCGATACTCCTGCTCATGAACGAACACGGCATATGCGCTTCAAGCGGCTCGGCATGCACATCGGGTTCTTTGGAACCTTCGCATGTTCTAAGGGCGATGAAGATACCGTTCGCCCGCGCGCACGGGTCGATAAGATTTTCGTTGTCGCGCTACACCACTGACACAGAGATAGATCTTGTGATCGAAAAGATGCCGGATATAGTCAAACAGCTGAGAGAGATATCCCCTTTTGTGAAGTCCACTCCGCGACCCCAGAGATAAGCGGCTTCACGGACAGCCGGTCATCCGCTTATCTCTAATGACATCTTCACTAAGAGTGGCTCTTCTCCAAAGTGAGTGGATTATTTGAGGGCATTTATGCTGAAAGGCTCATAAGGGCACCTCTATAAACTACTCACTCTGTCATTGCGAGCCCCGAAGGGGCGCGGCAATC belongs to Deltaproteobacteria bacterium CG11_big_fil_rev_8_21_14_0_20_49_13 and includes:
- a CDS encoding DNA internalization-related competence protein ComEC/Rec2, which translates into the protein MSSLQKQGSRVNDLGPSSVLPAGGRFRGDDICQGYIDSSPVYDEEGKVKLYVRLQGCKDGEFLRPAFGRVQLTTTEGGPHFSFASIIRFKTRLRLPTDFNNPGGFNYTRYCKARGIDHLGYIGDPKWITVIGAVKGHHIRKFIERLREHISESLPVIKDDDIRGVAKALLIGDGSSITENVKDDFRRSGLMHLLVISGLHVAFIAMALFFVFKWIFILVPGFALKINILKPSAAFTILGVWFYAYLTGAEVSVIRAAIIATVYLAGIILDRRQDIFTSLALAALIIIAASPYAIFDVSFQLSFVAVLAIAIIYPRLVERFSCLRPAPNEIFFTKAKRYALETAAVSVAATIGVTPLLSYYFHYSSLIGILANVIAVPWAGFIITPLSLIVSLSGGYFAELWSHMLIPLVKTASIASSFSRPLTLAVTPPWVAVVAFYGFILLVCHPATKLRRFFTSPAFRMTAVFVCFAVILSSFAIQHNWFFKGLKVTFLDVGQGSSIVVNLPTGKVMVIDGGGTVSSSFDIGKMVIAPYLWHEGITHIDRLVLTHAHLDHYKGLAYLAEEFSPEAIIWNGIAPSPSNEDDWSDEDSEVLSDWQGFVERIDRADVPFILPARRSFGGRWSKDENVEFFNTRSAGDNLNNASLVTKITYGDISFLLTGDIEEDAEKFLSKTLIIDYRSQITVLQISHHGSATSTTETLLNAFRPEYAVIQCGRNNRYGFPNKQVLERLRERGVKIFR
- the nifU gene encoding Fe-S cluster assembly protein NifU → MWEYTDKVKDHFLHPRNVGEVENPDGVGEVGSMACGDALRLTFKLDENKKINDVRFKTFGCASAIASSSALTELIKGMTLEEAAKVTNKNIAEYLGGLPEAKMHCSVMGREALQAAIDFYKGIKPEQHKMLEGKVVCECFGVTEKEIKDAVKINHLTTIEEVTNYTKAGGGCGKCKDEIAKVIKEVFLEADTEAKKKDTPTPFDSLTNIQKINRLTEFLDKKIRPTLQKDGGDLELVDLDNNIVFLKLLGHCSGCIGAASTMKDFVEKKLNEEVSPKLKVQEMHNI
- the nifS gene encoding cysteine desulfurase NifS, producing MKTIYLDNNATTVVDNEVLKDMLPFFTERYGNPSSMHSFGGEVASSINKARDKCAALIGAKRASDIVFTSGGTESDNAAIMGTLLSYPEKKHIITSAVEHPAVRSLCHDLKKRGYDITEVGVDESGRIDPKEIEKAIRPDTAIVSIMWANNETGVIFPVEEIADICAASNIPFHTDAVQAVGKIPMNVENSAINFLSVSGHKLHAPKGMGLLYIKRGTKFHPFVIGGHQERGKRGGTENVPSVVGMGRAAELALQYMNEENTRVKTLRDRLENAMVSLIPNARVHGEKEHRLPNTTNIGFEYIEGEAILLLMNEHGICASSGSACTSGSLEPSHVLRAMKIPFARAHGSIRFSLSRYTTDTEIDLVIEKMPDIVKQLREISPFVKSTPRPQR